Genomic window (Candidatus Hydrogenedentota bacterium):
GTCCGGTGAAAGCCTGTCGTTGAAAGACCAGCGATCCTGGCGCCTGCGGCGGTTCTGGCGTGTTCGCGATCGCCGCGCAGGGCTGCTTTGAGGCTTCTCAGCCGGATCACAGCCTACCAATAGAGCAATCGCACCGCGTGATGGAACATTTGCGGGCGATCCAGGAAATTATTGGCGTAACAATGCAGATAGATTGCCCCGCCTTTCGGCACGTGGAAGCAGGTTCCGCCCGGCAGCATCTCATACTGGACCACGTCGCCGATGCCGCCGACTTCAGTATAGTAGTCGCGCCCGCAGTAACCGAAATAGCCCTGCGCGCCCGTCGGTTCCATGCCGGTGCCGGCGTCCGCCCATTCTTCCCAGGGATTCTCGGCCACCAGGGACAGGAGGTGACCATTATCGCTCCAGCCGCCCTTTTGCACGCCGTTGAAATGCTCGATGCCGGCGATGTGCATGTCCTCAGGCGCAACGATACGGGCGGTGCGCCGGTCGATGCCGCCGGGCGCCACGGAATAGGCCTGCGTGTTGATCGTGATTGACCTCAGTTGTTGTGTGACCGGTTCGCCTTGGGCGCGCACCGGCGCGAAACGCCCCGCCGCGAGCAGAGCGCATAAGGCCAGTAACGGGATGAGATACAGGGGATAGAAGTTGCTTCGTTTCATGACGTGTCTCCTTGCTTCCGTGCGGCTGCCCCTGTGCCATAAGGTAGCACTTCAGACATGGGATGGACAGGCCCGGCCATGCCGCCTGATTCCACGGTGAAGCGGCGGGAGAAGATTCAGGGAGCAGACGCGTTCTCCCGGGCGGGGATTTCAAATTCGTCCACGACAAAGGTGCATCCGCTGGAGAGGCCGCCCCAGCGCCCTTCCCACCATTCGAGGGTGTTGGCCTTCACCACCATCCAGTCGGGCCGCGGCGTGTAGCCGAGTGCTTCCACGCCGGGAATCTCGAATGACACTTCCTCGATACGGATGCGGACCGCCGCTTCCGGCTCCACTTTGAGCTGGAAATGAACCGCGCCGGACCACGGCATGACGCGCATGTGGAAATGCAGGCCTTTTCTCCCGCGCTCGGATATGGGCCGACCTTCGCATTCGGCGGCCAGCACGCGCGTGGGCGGCAGAACGGAAAAGAACGCTTCCGGCGCCTTCCGTGGCGAGGTATAGCGCAGCGTCAACACGCGGCCGCCGCCGCGCAGTTCGTCGCCGAGCACGTCCAGACGCGGCCCTTCCAGAGGCACGATTGGCGCAGGCGCGCTCAGACCCGCGCCGCGACGGGCCCATCCTCGGGCCTCATCCGCCGTGGGCTCTGCGGCGGCGTGGGCGAAGAACTGCCCGGTCCACGCGTCCGGCGCAGGGTCGTCGCTGAGCCAGATAGCTTCCCCTTTCTCGAGGTCGAGAGCGTAGGACAGGCTTGTCATCTTCGGTGCGAGCGGGCTGAATCCGTTCGTTGCCCATCCAATGGTCATCAGAAGCGCCGCCGTTCCGCAGCATGCAAGCGGTACGCGCCTTGACCGCGCTTGCATCACGACCGCCAGCAACGGCGACAACAGCGCCAAAGCCAAGAAGAAAAGCACGGTATTCGGGACCAGCAGAAACGCCGCGCCGATCTGGTGCAGCATCTGCAAGCCTGGTCCCAGGGACAACAGCAAGGGCGCAGCGCCGACCACCTGGACCGGCAGAGTGACGTTGCGCCCGACGCCGCACGCACGAAGCCAGACCGCGAAACACAGGCTCAACGAGCCAAACAGCAGCGGCCACGCGGCGAAAAAACTCGCCATGGGCACGCCGTATTCGAGCCCGGCGAGCACTGCAAGCCACAGGAGCAACGCGCCGCCGTGCAGATTTTCAGGCGCGGTCCGTTTGCCCGCCCAACCGTACGCGAACGCAGATACGCCGAACGCGAACGTCAGGAACGCGAACAGGTACCAGGTGACGTTATAGAGGAGATAGACGTAAAACACCTTGTACGTGACAAATACCAGCAGCCCCGTGACCGCGGCGATGAACAGGCCCGCGGCGATCTGCGCGGCGATGCTGAGCAGCAGACCTCGCAACGTCAGGACACGCAGCGCCAAACCCAGCATCAGCGCAGCGGCAAACAAGAACGCCGCCATGACGGCGATGCGCAGACTCCAGGATGCCGGATAGGACACGACGTGCGCCCCGACCGTGTTGAAGTACACGGCATTCTCTTCGCGGCGCACGGGTTCCTCGCGATTTCCGAAGTAGCGCGCGAGGGCCATGGCATACGAGCCCTGCTGTTGAATGCTGGCCGGGTCGACCAGTTCGGGGCGGTCGTTCATCGTGTGGTAGTAATAGAGTCCGCCTACGAACGCCACATTGTAGCCGGTGAAACCCCGCCCTTTCAGCACCGCGAAATCGGTGCTGTTAGGCGTGCGCCGGTGGACCTCGAACATGATGGAATTGGTGCGGGCGTCGGCGCCAGACTCCTGCAACGCGCGAATCAAAGCCCCGTTACCGTCGCTCGTCTCGAACATCAGGGCGGGGCCATAAACGCCGCGGGCCTCGAACCCGAGCACTACTGGAGCGTCCTTGACCCACGGATGGTTCACGCAGGCGCGCACCCCGCCCTGCATCCGTTCCTCGTCGCAGGTGAAAACGAACACAATATCGTTGCGCGGCGGCGGCCCCTGTCTCAGCGCGCGGGCGGCTTCAAGCATGACTACCGTGCCCGATCCGTCGTCGGCCGCGCCCGGCCCCGAATGCACCGAATCGTAGTGAGTGGTAATGACGAACGGGGTGCCGCCGGGCTGGCCGGGAATGCGCGCCACGATGTTTTCAACCGCGCCCATGGAGTGAGCCTGAACCTCGCAGAGCTGTTGCAGGTCCACTTCCAGTCCGTAGCCGCGCAGGGTGGCCACGAGATAGGCATGGACCTCCGCCAAGGCCTGGCTGCCCGCCGCGTGCGGTTCTTTCGCGACACTTCGCATGTGCTGCATTGCCCGGCCCGCGGAAAACACCTCCGGAGGCGCGTCTTCCGGGAGCGGCGCGGGCGGCTGCGCCAGCCACCACGACAAGACGCCAAGCCCGGCGGCGAAGAACAGCAGGGCGCCCCGAACGGCGCCACGGACCCCGTGCGATATCGGGCCCGGCGGGACCAGGGGTTGGACGGCGGACTGCTGGCCGGTTTCCATTGCTCTCTCCTGTCTTTCGCGCCGAATTTCGAGCAAACCGCAGGGGGCGTTGATTGATTAGAACTCTAACAGTTTGGACTCTTGCGAAAGAGGAGCGGTTTCAGGGGCATGCTGCGCGCATGCGCGGTCTGGGCGCTGGGTTTCTCTTTTCGGGCAATCAGTAGGCGCCGAATTCGAGCGCGGCGTCGATCCAGGCGGCGTAATTGCGCTCCGTCCGGAGGGAGAGCGGTTCGTTGATGGGCGCGGCGGTTGGCATGATCACGTAGCCGCCGCCCGCCTTTGCCGCGGCCATCTGTGCGCGCACGGCCCTGCGGATATCTTCGGGCGCGCCGTGCTCGAGAAGTTTCAACTCCGTATTGCCGAACAGGACCAGTCTGTCGCCGTAGTCTTCCTTGACTTCGCGCAGGGTGATGTCGCCGTCCGGCGGCGGCTCGATGGGGTCGAGACCGTGTGCGCCGCTGGCGGCGATGTGCGGCAGCGCGTCGCGGATGCGTCCGTGGCAGTGGGCCCGCACGAAGATGCCGGCGTCCGCGAAGATGCGCGCCGCGGCGGTGAGGCTCGGCAGGACCATCTCCTCGAAAAACGGCGGCGGCAGATAGGGGGGCGTGTAATACTCGGGGCCGTAGATGCGGACCAGAGGCCCGAAGCCGAGCTCGGCGTCGAGGCGAAGCCGTTCGAGCACGGGACCCGTGAAGGCGTCGATGAGTTCGAGAATCTTGTCGTGGTGCTCGTAACACAGTGTCGTGAAGAGGCCGAATTCGAACAGTTCCGGCACGTACCCGGCGGGGTCGCTGCCGTCGTTCATGATGATGCCCGCGTCGCCCAGGTGCTCTTCTACAATCGCGTAATGCTCGAGCGCAGAGGGCACCCGAGACTCGTCAATCTGGTATAGCCCGGGCAGAACTCGAAGAAACGCGTCGATGTCCCGCGGAGTCTTGAGGAGATGCTCGGTGTTCCAGACCGTGTGCACGTCGGGATGCTCGATGCTGGTGCGCGTCAAATCGCCCAGCGGCGTGCGGAGCCGCGCATGGGTTACGAACGCGCCGTCGGCGTTGGTCTCGCGGCGGATGTCCCACAGCCCGGAATCGGCCCAAGCGTCCCAGCCCCACATGTAGAGGCAATCGGTATCCGCGCGGATCTTGTCCATCAGGCGGGCATAGGAAGGCGCGCGGTTCTCGAAGCTCTCCGGGTTCCATCCCACGAGTTCATACGTGGAGATGGGCACGCGGTCCACGGGTTCGCGGCGCAGCGTGCGCAAGAGGCGTTCGCGCGGGGTCATCGCGCGGCTCCTACCACTGCGGCGGGACGAGGCCCGCCGTGAAGGCGAGGATAACCTGACCCCCGTAGTAGAGAGGAAGGCCGACCCACCGGTTCCAAGCGTCGTTCTTGACGAAGCGGTCGCGGGCGACGGTGAGGTCGGACACGTAGAACAGGGTCGCGCCCGCCAACATCCACGGCGTGCCGCCGCGCCCCACGGCGCCCGCCGCGCAGGCGACCATCAGGCTGATGACCACGATGTAGGCGTAGACGGGGGCGCGCATGTCGCCGAGTTTCGGCGCGAGCCACAGCACGACCGGGATAGCCACGGCCACGAGCGCGCCCGCGGCTGCCAGCGACCAGAGCGGCGCAATGCCGTACAATAGAAACGCCGTGACATACGCAACGTGGCCCAGCAGGAAGCTGACCAGCCCTGCGAGGAACACGCGCGGTTCTCGAAAAATCAGAAACAGGTCGCCCCACCACGACAGAAACAGCCCGGCGAGCAGGCCGCAGCCGTAGGGCGACTTCAGCGCGCCGCCGTGCCACGCCAGCACGAGAAACGCCGTCGACGCGATCATCTTGGCCACGCCGCCCGGCGTTCTGCCCCAACCCAGGCTGTCCGAAACCAACAGGACCGCTACACCCGCGATAACAATGAGAATGCATGCCAGCGTCACGTGGAGATCTCCTGTTTCATTTCCATCGGTCCGGTGCCGTCATTATGGCGGTTCCGCATATCACGCTATTCGACCGGGCGTAACGCAGCCCCGATGTGTCCGTTACTGCAATGACGCGGTCGCATCTCATCTCGCGAATACGGCAAACGCCACGAAGGGACGCCTTAACGCATTTTATGGTCCCGGTCCTCCAGCGTGTTTTCGAGGTTGCGCACGCGCCACCGGATGTCTTCGAGCAATTGCCGGTTCACGCCGATCAGGTCGGCAAGCAACCCGACGACAATCAGCGCGAAACCGGTGCCCAGGAAGAGCACGCTGTAAATGAGCGACTGGATGTGCCCCGCGCTGTTCGCCGTGAAGTAATAGTAGAGAAAGCGCACGCTGGGGATGAGCCCGACGGCCAGCGAACACAGCCCGAGCAGCGCAAAGAAGCGGAACGGGCGGTACGTCATGAAAATGCGCACAATGGTCAG
Coding sequences:
- a CDS encoding M20/M25/M40 family metallo-hydrolase → METGQQSAVQPLVPPGPISHGVRGAVRGALLFFAAGLGVLSWWLAQPPAPLPEDAPPEVFSAGRAMQHMRSVAKEPHAAGSQALAEVHAYLVATLRGYGLEVDLQQLCEVQAHSMGAVENIVARIPGQPGGTPFVITTHYDSVHSGPGAADDGSGTVVMLEAARALRQGPPPRNDIVFVFTCDEERMQGGVRACVNHPWVKDAPVVLGFEARGVYGPALMFETSDGNGALIRALQESGADARTNSIMFEVHRRTPNSTDFAVLKGRGFTGYNVAFVGGLYYYHTMNDRPELVDPASIQQQGSYAMALARYFGNREEPVRREENAVYFNTVGAHVVSYPASWSLRIAVMAAFLFAAALMLGLALRVLTLRGLLLSIAAQIAAGLFIAAVTGLLVFVTYKVFYVYLLYNVTWYLFAFLTFAFGVSAFAYGWAGKRTAPENLHGGALLLWLAVLAGLEYGVPMASFFAAWPLLFGSLSLCFAVWLRACGVGRNVTLPVQVVGAAPLLLSLGPGLQMLHQIGAAFLLVPNTVLFFLALALLSPLLAVVMQARSRRVPLACCGTAALLMTIGWATNGFSPLAPKMTSLSYALDLEKGEAIWLSDDPAPDAWTGQFFAHAAAEPTADEARGWARRGAGLSAPAPIVPLEGPRLDVLGDELRGGGRVLTLRYTSPRKAPEAFFSVLPPTRVLAAECEGRPISERGRKGLHFHMRVMPWSGAVHFQLKVEPEAAVRIRIEEVSFEIPGVEALGYTPRPDWMVVKANTLEWWEGRWGGLSSGCTFVVDEFEIPARENASAP
- a CDS encoding lysoplasmalogenase encodes the protein MTLACILIVIAGVAVLLVSDSLGWGRTPGGVAKMIASTAFLVLAWHGGALKSPYGCGLLAGLFLSWWGDLFLIFREPRVFLAGLVSFLLGHVAYVTAFLLYGIAPLWSLAAAGALVAVAIPVVLWLAPKLGDMRAPVYAYIVVISLMVACAAGAVGRGGTPWMLAGATLFYVSDLTVARDRFVKNDAWNRWVGLPLYYGGQVILAFTAGLVPPQW